One Serpentinicella alkaliphila DNA segment encodes these proteins:
- a CDS encoding DNA recombination protein RmuC, which yields MLYLTEILLISLITLVSLVIYLLNQLKSNGNNQLGRDINMKFERLEKDMIKLENLNKEEFYRNREESSKNAKDAREEMTSAIGSLQSQINRDLQMNREELTNALKFFEQRFTSNVKEFNDIQKEKFSELVEKQNQLVLSTEQKLEKMRETVDEKLHKTLEERLGESFKLVSERLELVHKGLGEMQNLATGVGDLKKVLSNVKTRGVLGEIQLENILEQILTQDQYDKNVITKKGSKDYVEFAIKLPGKEDLEDIVYLPLDSKFPLEVYHQLLEAYDSGDSGLIEEAGKRLESSIKKSAKDIRDKYIDPPNTTDFGVMFLPIEGLYAEVVRRTGLIEVLQRDFKINITGPTTLAALLNSLHMGFRTLAIEKRSSEVWMTLAAVKVEFDKFGNVLNKAQEKINQASKEIDMLVGTRTKQIQRKLKNIESIGLDEAAICLDDINID from the coding sequence ATGCTATACTTAACTGAAATTCTATTAATAAGCCTAATAACATTAGTTTCCTTAGTTATTTATTTACTAAACCAATTAAAAAGCAATGGAAATAACCAGTTGGGTCGAGATATTAATATGAAGTTTGAAAGATTAGAAAAGGATATGATTAAATTAGAGAATTTAAATAAAGAAGAGTTTTATCGAAATAGAGAAGAGTCAAGTAAAAACGCAAAAGATGCTCGGGAGGAAATGACTTCTGCAATAGGATCCCTTCAATCACAAATAAATAGGGATTTACAAATGAATAGAGAGGAATTAACGAATGCTTTAAAATTTTTTGAACAACGCTTTACATCTAATGTTAAGGAATTCAATGACATTCAAAAAGAAAAATTTAGTGAACTTGTAGAGAAGCAAAATCAACTAGTACTGTCAACTGAACAAAAACTTGAAAAGATGCGAGAAACTGTTGATGAAAAATTACATAAGACTCTAGAAGAGAGATTAGGAGAGTCATTTAAACTTGTAAGTGAGAGGTTAGAGTTAGTTCACAAGGGCTTAGGGGAAATGCAAAACTTAGCCACAGGAGTAGGGGATTTGAAAAAAGTATTATCTAATGTTAAAACTAGAGGTGTTTTAGGTGAAATACAGCTTGAAAATATATTAGAACAAATACTAACTCAAGATCAATATGATAAAAATGTTATAACTAAAAAGGGAAGCAAAGATTATGTAGAGTTTGCAATAAAACTACCTGGGAAGGAAGATTTAGAGGACATTGTATATTTACCTTTAGATTCAAAATTCCCATTAGAAGTATACCATCAATTACTTGAAGCATATGACTCTGGTGATAGCGGATTAATTGAAGAGGCAGGAAAGCGTTTAGAATCAAGTATAAAAAAATCAGCTAAGGATATAAGGGACAAGTATATTGACCCACCAAATACAACAGATTTTGGAGTAATGTTTTTACCTATAGAAGGTCTTTATGCTGAAGTAGTTCGTAGAACCGGACTTATCGAAGTACTGCAAAGAGATTTTAAAATAAATATTACAGGCCCTACTACTCTGGCAGCATTACTAAATAGCTTACATATGGGCTTTAGAACATTAGCAATAGAAAAAAGGTCCAGTGAAGTTTGGATGACCTTAGCGGCGGTGAAAGTAGAATTTGATAAGTTCGGTAATGTACTTAATAAAGCTCAGGAAAAAATTAATCAAGCAAGTAAGGAAATTGACATGCTTGTAGGAACAAGAACAAAACAAATTCAAAGAAAGCTTAAAAATATTGAAAGCATTGGTTTAGATGAAGCCGCTATATGCCTAGA
- a CDS encoding THUMP domain-containing class I SAM-dependent RNA methyltransferase, whose amino-acid sequence MDNIKLIATSTFGLEAVVKREVLDLGFKNVQTENAMITFEGDLTSIPKANLWLRSADRVLLKLGEFKALTFEELFEQTKSLPWEQWISQDGKFTVTGKSVKSKLFSVSDCQAIVKKAVVEKLKTKYKVEWFTETGPEFTIQVSLLNDMATLTIDTSGDGLHKRGYRERSVQAPIKETLAAALIMLSYWRKDRVLLDVFCGSGTIPIEAALIGKNIAPGLNRKFASESWPILGTDLWKQERVSALKAIDQNVNLKIHGWDIDEQAIEIARDNAFEAGVDDCIEFQAKELSSIDIKENYGVIICNPPYGERLSQLSEVENLYKVMGKNFSKLDTWSKYIITSYEDFERLYGKKADKKRKLYNGRIKVDYFQYFGPRPPREL is encoded by the coding sequence ATGGATAATATTAAGCTTATTGCAACGTCCACCTTTGGTCTAGAGGCTGTTGTTAAAAGAGAGGTTTTAGATTTAGGTTTTAAAAATGTACAAACTGAAAATGCCATGATTACATTCGAAGGAGATTTAACTAGTATTCCAAAGGCTAATCTTTGGCTTAGAAGTGCCGATAGAGTTTTACTTAAGTTAGGTGAATTTAAAGCACTTACTTTCGAAGAACTTTTTGAGCAAACAAAATCATTACCCTGGGAACAATGGATCAGTCAAGATGGTAAATTTACTGTAACAGGAAAGTCAGTTAAATCAAAATTATTTAGCGTTTCCGACTGCCAAGCTATAGTTAAAAAAGCTGTTGTAGAAAAGCTTAAGACGAAGTATAAGGTTGAGTGGTTCACTGAAACAGGTCCAGAGTTTACAATTCAAGTATCACTATTAAATGATATGGCTACCCTAACAATTGATACTAGTGGGGATGGGCTACATAAAAGAGGTTATCGAGAAAGAAGTGTACAAGCCCCAATTAAAGAAACTTTAGCAGCAGCCCTTATTATGCTAAGCTATTGGAGAAAAGATAGGGTACTATTAGACGTCTTCTGTGGATCTGGAACTATCCCGATTGAAGCGGCACTTATTGGAAAAAATATTGCACCAGGACTTAACAGAAAGTTTGCGTCAGAATCCTGGCCTATACTAGGAACTGATTTATGGAAACAAGAGAGAGTATCTGCATTAAAAGCAATTGATCAAAATGTAAACTTAAAAATCCATGGATGGGATATCGATGAACAAGCCATAGAAATAGCACGAGACAATGCCTTTGAAGCAGGGGTTGATGATTGTATAGAGTTTCAAGCAAAAGAGCTTTCATCAATAGATATAAAAGAAAACTACGGAGTTATAATTTGTAATCCCCCTTATGGAGAAAGACTTAGCCAATTAAGTGAAGTTGAAAACTTATATAAAGTAATGGGAAAAAACTTTAGTAAGCTTGATACGTGGTCAAAGTACATTATTACATCCTATGAGGATTTCGAAAGACTTTATGGTAAAAAAGCAGATAAAAAACGAAAGCTTTACAACGGAAGAATAAAAGTTGACTATTTCCAATACTTTGGACCTAGACCACCGAGAGAACTTTAA